The Rhipicephalus sanguineus isolate Rsan-2018 chromosome 7, BIME_Rsan_1.4, whole genome shotgun sequence genome includes a window with the following:
- the LOC119400918 gene encoding uncharacterized protein LOC119400918, translating into MPMCAMTGCSARSTSAAQKMDLEPRTGLYRLPKVITRQCDRTKVLSEQRRRLWLARINRKGLKNLDYIRVCGRRFISGQPASLMDNTNPDWVPSQHLGYSNCTAPGVNSTSRYKRAKNRLAKKKRKERWPQPRTQLTFSRQRLTILRLKWSMQTITSVKRRLLNYFTSLNTMTRLEGSRFAVTPLTRPLVK; encoded by the exons atgccgatgtgtgcgatgactggctgcagtgcgagaagcacgtctgccgcacagaaaatggacctggagccaagaaccgggctctaccgattgccgaaagtgataactcggcaatgcgaccgcacgaaagtgttgtcggagcagcgtcgtcgtctctGGCTCGCTCGCATCAACAGAAAGGGCCTCAAGAACCTGGATTACATCCGTGTATGCGGTCGGCGTTTCATCTCAG gacagccagcgagtctaatggacaacacaaacccggattgggtgccgagccaacacttgggatacagcaactgcacagcaccgggcgttaactctacttctcggtacaagcgcgccaaaaatcggctggcaaaaaaaaaaagaaaagaaaggtggcCACAGCCGCGAACGCAGCTAACATTCAGCCGGCAGAGGTTGACCATCCTTCGCCTGAAATGGTCGATGCAGACGATCACTTCAGTGAAGAGGCGCCTGCTGAATTACTTTACCTCGCTCAACACGATGACGCGCTTGGAGGGCAGCCGCTTTGCTGTCACGCCGCTCACACGGCCACTGGTGAAGTAG